From the Bacillota bacterium genome, the window GACCCTCGCGACCTTCGCCCCGTGATCCGCGGCCATCTCGAGGTCGACCTTGGTGCCGATTCCCGGCAGGAGCAGGACCGCGAGTTGCGAACGCTTCAGGACCGCCGAAACCGCCTTGAGGTACTCCTCGTCTGACGCGGCCGCGAACCCGTACTGCAGCGACGAACCGCCCAGGCCGTCGCCATGGCTCGCCTCAATTATGGGTACCCCCGCTTCGTCCAGCCCGCGCGCAACGGACGCCATCTGCTCCGGGGTGAACTGGTGGCTGACCGCGTGCATCCCGTCCCGCAGGGTCGTATCGGTTATGACTATACTGGTCATGCTGAAGCCCACCCCTTCTGTATGTTCGAGGCCAGGCGTTCCGCGACGCCGACAGCCGCAGCCGTGATGATGTCGAGGTTTCCGGAATACTTCGGCAGGTAGTCCCCCGCGCCCTCGACCTCGATCATCGTGATGACCCTGTCGCCCTCCACAGTGGGTGGGAGCTTGAGCCTGAATCCCGGCACGTAGCCCTGGACCACCCGGACCATGGCATGCACCGAGTCGCCTATCTCATCGGCGTTTCCGCCCTCCATAAGGGCGTATATCGTATTCCGCATGATGATGGGCGGCTCGGCGGGGTTCAGTATGATGATCGCCTTGCCCTTCTCGGCCCCGCCCACCGTGACCAGGCCCTTCGCGGTGGTCTGCGTGAATTCGTCAATGTTCTGGCGCGTGCCTGGTCCCGCGCTACGAGACGAGATGGTCGCCACGATTTCAGCGTACTTGACCCGGCACACCCTGCTTATCGCCGCCACAATCGGGACCGTAGCCTGCCCGCCGCAGGTAATCAGGTTGATGTTCGGCGAGTTCAGGTGCTGGTCCATGTTGACCGCAGGTACCACGTACGGACCCACCGCGGCCGGAGTCAAATCGATGGCGAACTTCCCGGCCTCCTCGAGGAGAGGCGCGTGCATCCTGTGGATCTTGGCTCCCGTGGAGTCGAAGACGATCTGCACCGATGGGTCGGCGAGGACCGGTTCAATACCTTCCACCGACGTCTCGATTCCAAGGCTGGCGGCGAGCGCCAGCCCCTCCGACTTCGGGTCGACCCCCGACATGAGCCTGAGGTCGAGACTCCGGCTGCGCATCACCTTGTACATCAGGTCGGTCCCGATGTTACCGGGACCAAGGATGGCCACTCCCACTTTCTTCAAGGCACGTCAACTCCTGTGAGTCTTGCTTATGCGAACCTGCAACCAACCGAGCCCAGACGGTCGAAAGTCACCCTGAAAACGTCGCCGGCTGCTACCGGCGGCGCCGCGGTGAAAGCCCCCGAGAGCACGACCTCGCCGGCCGACAGCCCGAGCCCGTACTCCGACAGCTTGTTCGCCAGCCACGCGACAGCGACAGCTGGATGCCCAAGCACTGCAGCGCCGGCCGCCGTCGACAACACCTGACCGTTCTTTTCGAGGACCATGCCCACGAGGCGCAGGTCAATGTCACAGGGGTTCACGAGCCTGCTCCCC encodes:
- a CDS encoding acetaldehyde dehydrogenase (acetylating) gives rise to the protein MKKVGVAILGPGNIGTDLMYKVMRSRSLDLRLMSGVDPKSEGLALAASLGIETSVEGIEPVLADPSVQIVFDSTGAKIHRMHAPLLEEAGKFAIDLTPAAVGPYVVPAVNMDQHLNSPNINLITCGGQATVPIVAAISRVCRVKYAEIVATISSRSAGPGTRQNIDEFTQTTAKGLVTVGGAEKGKAIIILNPAEPPIIMRNTIYALMEGGNADEIGDSVHAMVRVVQGYVPGFRLKLPPTVEGDRVITMIEVEGAGDYLPKYSGNLDIITAAAVGVAERLASNIQKGWASA